The Chitinophaga flava genome has a segment encoding these proteins:
- a CDS encoding DUF6549 family protein, with protein sequence MRNIPLFVVTLLAMLLLYRECGRIVNPIQPVITSIDTPIVQHYQDAEGLQHAVTAVSTNKALAPVAAISKKVTVKPEKIQQVTNAVTITSDTIPAIAVNHVQDTTVFYYEDDWISIHGVLHDSVQITYKMRDSIWLAAYQKKEGLFRKATYIDGFSANPHTTITGLKSISLNTLNRRQARLSIGPSIGYYYAGGKFQWSAGIGMQYNIIRF encoded by the coding sequence GTGAGAAACATCCCATTGTTTGTTGTTACCCTGTTAGCGATGCTGCTGCTATACCGGGAATGTGGCAGAATTGTTAACCCCATACAGCCGGTGATAACTTCCATCGACACTCCGATAGTACAACACTATCAGGATGCAGAAGGACTACAGCATGCTGTAACCGCTGTCAGTACCAACAAAGCGTTGGCACCAGTTGCAGCTATCAGCAAAAAAGTTACTGTTAAACCCGAAAAGATCCAACAGGTAACCAACGCTGTAACCATTACATCGGATACCATACCCGCGATAGCCGTCAATCACGTACAGGACACGACGGTGTTTTATTACGAAGACGACTGGATTAGCATCCATGGCGTATTGCACGACTCGGTTCAAATTACCTACAAGATGCGTGACAGTATCTGGCTGGCAGCATACCAAAAGAAAGAAGGGCTTTTCAGAAAAGCTACCTATATCGATGGTTTCAGCGCCAATCCCCATACCACCATCACCGGTTTAAAATCGATCAGCTTAAATACGTTGAACCGCCGGCAGGCCAGGCTTTCCATAGGACCCTCCATCGGCTATTATTATGCAGGAGGAAAGTTTCAATGGAGCGCGGGTATCGGTATGCAATACAATATCATCCGTTTTTAA
- a CDS encoding DUF2586 family protein gives MARPKVNISTTNGNLGGLAPNVDGVCGLIMAIPQAPTSGFGTPVLIKSKKQAGEELAQATNAQALTAINDGFFAEAAEGSKLYCLFVAAATTMEDMLLPANADKLLTFANGTISLLGLAKFPASGYTPVVTDGIDADVVKAADAAQILSTKWFNLRKPFRALLQGFGFTTPSSVKSYAADKKDNIGIVLGTVNGNGPHALLLALGRASGMPVQRNIGRVKSGSLKLQESAVVKIGDKNVDAIDSVDLDTLWEKRYITFERNEAAPGYLFNDDNMLGTLTSDFSSLRNGRTIDKAVRIAYEVYYNELKNDVDVDDNGRLSSAIEAALSLNIEEAISRRMAGEISQNNDGTPAVEALVNPDPSAYAGLYSAAGIDHPDFNILATNLVYIFVRIRPKGCLKYIDVFLGYTAA, from the coding sequence ATGGCAAGACCAAAAGTAAATATTTCAACAACTAACGGCAACCTTGGTGGTTTAGCCCCTAATGTAGACGGCGTGTGCGGCCTTATCATGGCCATCCCGCAAGCACCCACCAGTGGCTTCGGTACACCGGTACTGATTAAAAGCAAAAAACAGGCAGGTGAAGAATTAGCCCAGGCTACCAATGCACAGGCACTGACTGCTATCAACGACGGATTTTTTGCAGAAGCAGCCGAAGGCAGCAAACTGTATTGCCTGTTCGTAGCAGCAGCCACCACTATGGAAGACATGTTACTGCCAGCTAACGCAGATAAACTGCTGACATTCGCCAATGGTACTATCAGCCTGCTCGGCCTCGCTAAATTCCCTGCATCCGGCTACACGCCTGTCGTTACCGATGGTATCGATGCAGATGTTGTGAAAGCTGCTGATGCAGCGCAGATACTGTCCACCAAATGGTTCAACCTGCGTAAACCATTCCGTGCCCTCCTCCAGGGTTTTGGTTTCACAACCCCTTCCAGCGTAAAAAGTTATGCTGCCGACAAGAAAGATAACATTGGTATCGTTCTCGGCACCGTCAACGGCAATGGCCCCCATGCTTTACTGCTGGCCCTCGGAAGAGCTTCCGGCATGCCTGTTCAACGCAACATCGGCAGGGTTAAAAGCGGTAGCCTGAAACTACAGGAAAGTGCTGTCGTTAAAATCGGTGACAAAAACGTGGACGCCATTGACAGCGTTGACCTCGACACTCTCTGGGAAAAACGTTACATCACCTTCGAACGCAATGAGGCTGCACCTGGTTATCTGTTTAATGATGATAATATGCTCGGTACCCTCACCAGCGATTTCAGCTCTCTGCGTAATGGCCGTACCATTGACAAAGCCGTACGTATCGCCTATGAAGTGTACTACAACGAGTTGAAAAATGATGTGGATGTAGACGACAATGGCCGCCTGAGCAGCGCCATCGAAGCAGCCCTGTCATTAAACATCGAAGAAGCCATCAGCCGCAGAATGGCAGGTGAAATCAGCCAGAATAATGATGGTACACCTGCGGTAGAAGCCCTGGTAAACCCCGATCCATCTGCTTATGCAGGTCTGTACAGCGCTGCCGGTATCGACCATCCGGATTTCAATATCCTCGCTACAAACCTGGTGTACATCTTCGTACGTATCCGTCCGAAAGGTTGCCTCAAATACATCGATGTATTCCTGGGATACACCGCTGCTTAA
- a CDS encoding CHAP domain-containing protein — MTLAEKVLAVALSQEGVEEHPRGSNAGPEVNQYLKSVGLGPGYPWCMAFVYWCMQQATTALGVKNELIKTGGVLLQWRTTGMKKVQSIKSVTPGAIFIMEYGNGFGHTGFVISVDGNKVYTIEGNTNDQGSREGFTVAKRTRLATSFKGFLIP; from the coding sequence ATGACACTGGCAGAAAAAGTATTAGCAGTAGCCCTTTCCCAGGAAGGTGTTGAAGAGCATCCCAGGGGAAGTAATGCAGGACCTGAAGTAAATCAGTATCTCAAAAGTGTGGGATTAGGTCCTGGTTATCCATGGTGCATGGCATTTGTATACTGGTGTATGCAACAGGCTACCACCGCACTGGGTGTAAAAAATGAACTGATTAAAACCGGAGGCGTCTTGCTGCAGTGGCGTACCACCGGTATGAAAAAAGTTCAGAGCATCAAAAGTGTAACACCTGGCGCCATCTTCATCATGGAATATGGTAATGGCTTCGGCCACACCGGTTTTGTTATCAGCGTTGACGGCAACAAGGTATATACTATCGAGGGCAACACCAACGACCAGGGCAGCCGCGAAGGCTTTACAGTAGCCAAAAGAACAAGGCTGGCCACATCTTTCAAAGGTTTCCTTATCCCCTAG